One genomic region from Balaenoptera musculus isolate JJ_BM4_2016_0621 chromosome X, mBalMus1.pri.v3, whole genome shotgun sequence encodes:
- the LOC118888778 gene encoding histidine triad nucleotide-binding protein 1-like: protein MADEITKAQAARPGGDTIFGKIICKEIPAKIIYEDDQCLAFHDVSPQAPTHFLVIPKKHISQISVAEDDDEGLLGHLMIVGKKCAADLGLKKGYRMVVNEGSDGGQSVYYVHLHVLGGRRMNWPPG, encoded by the coding sequence ATGGCAGATGAGATCACTAAGGCTCAGGCCGCCCGGCCTGGTGGCGACACGATCTTCGGGAAGATCATTTGCAAGGAAATCCCAGCCAAAATCATTTATGAGGATGACCAGTGTCTTGCTTTCCATGACGTTTCCCCTCAAGCACCAACACATTTTCTGGTGATACCCAAGAAACATATATCCCAGATTTCTGTAGCAGAAGATGACGATGAAGGTCTTCTTGGACATTTAATGATTGTTGGCAAGAAATGTGCTGCTGATCTGGGCCTGAAGAAGGGTTATCGAATGGTGGTGAATGAAGGTTCAGATGGGGGACAATCTGTCTATTATGTTCATCTCCATGTTCTTGGAGGTCGGCGGATGAATTGGCCTCCTGGTTAA